One genomic region from Mycobacterium basiliense encodes:
- a CDS encoding EspA/EspE family type VII secretion system effector: protein MNRAFIIDPTVAAINGLELLLGIGIPNDGSILSFTSSLFDKGLNELESAFPGDSWQGSAADKYSSKNETFANFFKELEELERELEALIADQASAVKKTREILDDAKKGLEYVRPAAVDMTYIPIVGWGMSATFQATACAVAMTAVGVGLAYLIAKTLINAVRLLVLLAKLAKLLASVVASVVSAVVDVVAEIWDFLKNAFEYLEQLWDKLTGWVSKLLSQWFSKLESFFEGVPGLGGLSGLSQLTSLFGSSGSSASGGSASLASAAGLSDAAGSAGSTGLGSMLGGSGFGGLSKPAQLRSAASQANPSVSSAAPVGNLMEQMGEPSQPASAQGPQGMGGMHPASGSKDATTKKYAEGAAAGTDDAERAPVEAGVSGAQATPLLRAV from the coding sequence GTGAACAGAGCCTTCATCATCGATCCAACCGTAGCTGCCATCAATGGTTTGGAACTCCTTCTCGGGATTGGAATACCCAACGACGGGAGTATATTGAGCTTCACCTCCTCGCTGTTTGACAAGGGCCTTAATGAACTGGAATCGGCGTTCCCCGGCGATAGTTGGCAGGGTTCCGCCGCGGACAAATACTCCAGCAAAAACGAGACGTTCGCGAATTTCTTCAAGGAGCTCGAGGAACTCGAGCGTGAGCTCGAGGCGCTGATCGCCGATCAGGCCAGCGCCGTCAAGAAGACCCGCGAGATCCTCGACGACGCGAAGAAAGGGCTCGAGTACGTCCGTCCGGCAGCTGTGGACATGACGTATATACCGATTGTCGGTTGGGGCATGTCGGCGACGTTCCAGGCGACAGCTTGCGCAGTTGCCATGACGGCGGTAGGGGTCGGACTCGCCTACTTGATCGCAAAGACCCTGATCAACGCGGTTCGGCTGCTCGTTCTGTTGGCCAAGCTGGCAAAACTGCTGGCCTCGGTGGTCGCCAGTGTGGTGAGCGCCGTCGTGGACGTCGTGGCCGAAATCTGGGACTTCTTGAAGAACGCATTCGAATATCTCGAGCAGCTTTGGGACAAACTGACCGGGTGGGTTTCCAAGTTGCTCTCTCAGTGGTTCTCAAAGCTGGAGAGTTTCTTTGAGGGCGTGCCCGGCTTGGGCGGCCTAAGCGGTTTGTCTCAGCTAACCAGCTTGTTCGGCTCATCGGGGTCCTCCGCGTCGGGCGGCTCGGCGAGCTTGGCCAGCGCCGCCGGCTTGTCGGACGCCGCCGGCTCGGCGGGTTCGACCGGGTTGGGCAGCATGCTGGGCGGGTCCGGCTTCGGCGGCTTGTCGAAGCCTGCGCAACTGCGTTCGGCGGCCAGTCAGGCAAACCCCAGTGTCTCGAGCGCTGCCCCAGTCGGGAACCTGATGGAACAGATGGGCGAACCGTCACAACCGGCCTCCGCGCAGGGGCCCCAAGGTATGGGCGGCATGCATCCGGCGTCGGGGTCCAAGGACGCAACCACCAAGAAGTACGCGGAAGGCGCCGCGGCGGGAACGGACGATGCCGAACGCGCACCCGTCGAAGCCGGCGTCAGCGGCGCCCAAGCGACGCCACTGCTGCGCGCCGTCTGA
- a CDS encoding PE family protein has product MTLQVVPAGLSAASEAVNGIAARLAAAHAVAAPVISAVVPPAADPVSLQAAVVFSTQGGERTLVGAQGVEELARSGAGVAESGANYAARDAAAAASYTFGM; this is encoded by the coding sequence ATGACACTGCAGGTAGTTCCCGCTGGCCTGTCGGCAGCCAGTGAGGCGGTGAACGGGATCGCTGCTCGGCTGGCGGCCGCGCATGCTGTTGCCGCACCGGTGATCTCGGCGGTGGTGCCACCGGCTGCCGATCCGGTCTCGCTACAGGCCGCGGTTGTGTTCAGTACCCAAGGCGGGGAGCGCACCCTGGTGGGTGCTCAAGGAGTCGAAGAACTAGCCCGTTCGGGGGCCGGCGTCGCCGAGTCCGGCGCTAACTATGCGGCTCGTGATGCCGCGGCGGCCGCTTCCTACACGTTTGGCATGTAA
- a CDS encoding PPE family protein, protein MTLPFLLSIFTVLPMFWMGEPPEVHSTALSSGPGPGPLTEAGELLQQLGLEYDWAAQDLSNELAVVPWQGVGSQGYRGAFGPYLDWLAEAGQEIRQQAIAHEQVAAAYSVALAEMPTLAELSVNRATNVALLSTNFFGINTIPLAINEADYARMWVQAAGVMQLYQQQANMAVALNLPRNRPAPLLLRGPDLQEPAGPIVEEPEDEPVEDVGDANGLVQRPGDEAGPIIEEIVDDGADMGADRALVLFENADLVEGEPATIPQLMVAALGQIANFVGQAFSLVGNIISFVDRAIGWALRLFAAVAVYNAVSMIASAIAYIYNLVTTILQMAYAVYTAVVYSLTMLMHAISYVASLVTQFAATLTQLTTEYVPMLLGGVLTGVGPSVALTSSAGLVLPDSSSLAAGPPPAPPGATLAPPSLPAPNATPVAAPTVATAAAASTAPAPALGPPSPTGAGVENYAYLAGGLIPIARKAVGAGRPKVPVPYDAEEAAVALPAHSQARSHQRRRAKLTKIGRGFEYADLEPDTNQEPNPSSGEQWIAPADCDRGARTLGFAGTAPKQITAAPTGLRALADDGVRGGPAMPMMPGTWGAH, encoded by the coding sequence GTGACGCTGCCCTTCTTGCTCTCGATCTTCACGGTGCTGCCCATGTTCTGGATGGGCGAGCCGCCAGAGGTGCATTCGACCGCGCTGAGCTCGGGTCCGGGCCCCGGCCCCCTTACCGAGGCAGGGGAGTTGTTGCAACAGCTAGGCCTTGAGTACGACTGGGCGGCACAGGATCTCAGTAATGAGCTGGCTGTCGTACCGTGGCAGGGAGTGGGTTCGCAGGGCTATCGGGGTGCGTTTGGGCCTTACCTGGATTGGTTGGCAGAGGCCGGTCAGGAAATCCGACAGCAAGCTATCGCGCACGAGCAGGTGGCGGCAGCGTATTCCGTTGCGTTGGCGGAGATGCCAACGTTGGCGGAGTTGTCTGTCAACCGAGCCACCAATGTGGCGCTACTGTCGACGAACTTCTTTGGGATCAATACGATCCCGCTTGCGATCAATGAAGCCGACTATGCGCGGATGTGGGTTCAGGCCGCGGGCGTAATGCAGTTGTACCAGCAACAGGCAAATATGGCGGTGGCATTGAACTTGCCACGCAACCGACCCGCGCCGCTGCTACTGCGTGGCCCTGATCTGCAAGAGCCCGCCGGACCGATAGTCGAGGAACCGGAAGACGAGCCTGTCGAGGACGTTGGTGATGCCAACGGCCTTGTGCAACGTCCCGGCGACGAGGCCGGACCAATCATCGAGGAAATCGTGGACGACGGTGCCGACATGGGCGCTGACCGAGCCCTGGTGTTGTTCGAGAACGCCGACCTCGTGGAAGGCGAGCCGGCCACGATCCCGCAATTGATGGTTGCGGCCCTCGGTCAGATCGCCAACTTCGTTGGCCAGGCGTTTAGCCTTGTCGGCAACATCATCAGTTTTGTTGATCGTGCTATCGGTTGGGCGCTACGCCTTTTCGCCGCTGTTGCCGTCTACAACGCGGTCAGTATGATTGCGTCGGCCATCGCCTATATCTACAACCTTGTCACCACCATCCTGCAGATGGCGTACGCGGTGTATACGGCAGTCGTCTATTCGTTAACGATGCTGATGCATGCGATTTCATACGTTGCGTCACTTGTCACGCAGTTCGCCGCTACGCTCACTCAGCTCACGACCGAATACGTCCCGATGCTACTGGGGGGCGTCCTAACTGGAGTTGGTCCATCGGTGGCGTTGACGTCGAGTGCTGGCCTCGTACTACCGGATAGCTCATCGCTTGCCGCAGGCCCCCCGCCCGCACCACCGGGTGCAACGCTTGCTCCGCCATCGCTCCCGGCCCCCAATGCGACGCCAGTCGCAGCACCGACTGTCGCCACTGCCGCGGCGGCATCGACCGCGCCGGCCCCCGCTCTCGGACCACCGTCGCCGACCGGTGCGGGCGTGGAAAACTATGCCTATCTGGCAGGTGGCTTGATCCCGATAGCCAGGAAGGCGGTCGGCGCCGGCCGACCCAAGGTGCCGGTGCCCTACGACGCCGAGGAGGCTGCGGTCGCGCTCCCCGCCCACTCACAAGCTCGATCGCACCAGCGCCGGCGAGCCAAGCTTACGAAGATCGGCCGCGGTTTTGAATACGCAGACCTGGAGCCCGATACCAACCAAGAACCGAATCCTTCGTCGGGCGAGCAATGGATTGCACCTGCCGATTGTGACCGGGGTGCGCGAACCCTGGGTTTCGCCGGAACCGCGCCCAAGCAGATCACCGCCGCACCGACCGGCCTGAGAGCACTGGCCGACGATGGGGTCAGGGGCGGGCCGGCCATGCCGATGATGCCGGGCACGTGGGGCGCCCACTAG
- a CDS encoding class I SAM-dependent methyltransferase, with the protein MAGKRDDAGSPLPLSNRDDDHLQGHWLLARLGKRVLRPGGVELTRTLLARAGVNDADVLELAPGLGRTAAEILARHPRSYVGAESDPDAANLVRGVLGGHGDVRVTDAADTGLPDASADVVIGEAMLTMQGDAAKHAIVAEAARVLRPRGRYAIHELALTPDDVPEEVSTEVRQSLARAIKVNARPLTVAEWSQLLAGHGLVVSHVATAPMALLQPRRMITDEGFIGALRFARNLLTQPAARRRVLMMRQTFRKHRERLAAVAIVAYKPPASGT; encoded by the coding sequence ATGGCCGGCAAGCGAGACGATGCCGGGTCGCCCCTACCCCTGTCGAACCGGGACGATGACCACCTGCAGGGGCACTGGTTACTGGCACGGCTGGGCAAGCGGGTGCTCCGTCCCGGCGGCGTCGAGCTCACCCGCACGCTGCTGGCCCGCGCCGGCGTGAACGACGCCGACGTGCTCGAACTGGCACCGGGCCTGGGCCGCACGGCCGCGGAGATCCTCGCCCGTCACCCCCGGTCGTACGTCGGCGCGGAAAGTGACCCCGACGCGGCCAACCTGGTTCGCGGCGTGCTGGGTGGCCACGGCGACGTCCGGGTCACCGACGCCGCGGATACCGGATTGCCAGACGCTAGCGCCGACGTCGTTATTGGTGAGGCGATGCTGACCATGCAGGGCGACGCGGCCAAACATGCGATCGTCGCCGAAGCGGCGCGGGTCCTCAGGCCGCGGGGACGCTACGCCATCCACGAACTCGCCCTGACTCCGGATGACGTTCCCGAGGAAGTCAGCACCGAGGTCCGCCAGTCGTTGGCCCGGGCGATCAAGGTCAACGCGCGCCCGCTGACCGTTGCCGAATGGTCGCAACTGCTGGCCGGACATGGGCTGGTCGTCAGTCACGTGGCAACCGCACCAATGGCGTTGTTGCAGCCACGGCGGATGATCACCGACGAGGGCTTTATTGGTGCCCTGCGGTTCGCCAGAAACCTGCTCACTCAGCCCGCCGCACGCAGGCGAGTCCTCATGATGCGTCAGACATTCCGCAAGCATCGGGAGCGTTTGGCGGCCGTGGCAATCGTCGCCTACAAGCCGCCGGCTTCGGGCACCTGA
- the fdxA gene encoding ferredoxin: MTYVIGEPCIDVMDRACVEECPVDCIYEGGRALYIHPDECVDCGACEPVCPVEAIYYEDDLPEALARYRADNAAFFTETLPGRDQPLGSPGGAAKVGPVGVDTALVAGYPVAEST, encoded by the coding sequence ATGACGTACGTGATCGGCGAGCCGTGCATCGACGTGATGGACCGGGCATGCGTTGAAGAATGCCCCGTGGACTGCATCTATGAGGGCGGTCGGGCCCTCTACATCCATCCGGACGAGTGCGTGGACTGCGGCGCGTGCGAGCCGGTGTGCCCGGTGGAAGCCATTTACTACGAGGACGACCTACCCGAGGCGCTTGCGCGATACCGCGCCGACAATGCGGCCTTCTTCACCGAAACCCTGCCCGGCCGCGATCAGCCATTGGGTTCCCCGGGCGGGGCCGCCAAAGTGGGCCCCGTCGGTGTTGATACCGCGCTGGTGGCCGGTTACCCGGTTGCCGAGAGCACTTAA
- a CDS encoding helix-turn-helix transcriptional regulator has protein sequence MGVNRIGTAVDEPAGRRRAVLRVLRVAGVPMSIVAIADELGVHPNTVRFHLDSLVGDGQVERVKPVRRGPGRPPLMFQAVQQMDRGGVRHYRLLAEVLANDLAAGHDSGSKAQEAGRAWGRQLEPAAVARSQEGSIDQLVRLLDELGFAPERRMFDGKWQLGLRHCPFLELAESRSGVVCSIHLGLMRGALESWAAPIGVERLDAFVEPDLCLAHLLVDGAAS, from the coding sequence ATGGGGGTGAATCGGATCGGCACCGCGGTCGACGAGCCGGCGGGACGCCGCCGCGCGGTGTTGCGGGTCTTGCGCGTTGCCGGCGTCCCGATGAGCATCGTGGCGATCGCCGATGAGCTGGGCGTTCACCCCAACACCGTGCGCTTTCACCTCGACAGCCTGGTCGGCGACGGTCAGGTGGAGCGGGTCAAGCCTGTTCGGCGCGGTCCGGGGCGCCCGCCGCTGATGTTCCAGGCGGTTCAGCAGATGGACCGCGGTGGGGTACGGCACTACCGGCTACTTGCCGAGGTTCTTGCCAACGATCTTGCCGCCGGACACGATTCCGGTTCCAAGGCGCAGGAAGCGGGTCGGGCGTGGGGGCGGCAGCTGGAGCCGGCGGCGGTTGCCAGGAGTCAGGAGGGCTCGATCGATCAGCTGGTCAGGTTGCTCGACGAACTCGGGTTTGCGCCCGAGCGCCGGATGTTCGACGGGAAGTGGCAATTGGGCCTGCGTCATTGCCCGTTTTTGGAATTGGCCGAGTCCCGGTCCGGCGTCGTGTGTTCGATCCACCTGGGCCTGATGCGAGGAGCGTTGGAAAGCTGGGCAGCGCCCATCGGCGTCGAGCGGCTCGACGCGTTCGTCGAACCGGATCTATGTCTGGCCCATCTCTTGGTAGACGGGGCCGCTTCGTGA
- a CDS encoding cupin domain-containing protein: protein MESISLTTLAAEKLAEAKQSHSGRAAHTIHGGHNHELRQTVLALLADHDLSEHDSPGESTLQVLHGHVRLTSGDDAWDGKTGDYVAIPLQRHALHAVEDSVVMLTVLKAQPGAH from the coding sequence ATGGAATCCATTTCGCTGACCACCCTGGCCGCGGAGAAGTTGGCCGAGGCGAAGCAATCGCACAGCGGGCGAGCCGCGCACACGATTCACGGTGGACACAACCACGAACTACGCCAGACCGTGCTCGCCCTGCTTGCCGACCACGACCTGTCCGAGCACGATAGCCCTGGCGAGTCGACGCTGCAGGTATTGCACGGGCACGTGCGCCTCACCTCCGGTGATGACGCTTGGGACGGCAAGACCGGCGACTATGTCGCGATTCCCTTGCAGCGCCACGCGTTGCACGCGGTCGAGGATTCGGTGGTGATGCTGACCGTGCTGAAAGCCCAGCCCGGCGCTCACTAG
- a CDS encoding NAD(P)H-dependent flavin oxidoreductase has protein sequence MLATPWSRGFGLRVPIVNAPMGGVAGGRLAAAVSAAGGLGMVGMGSTATRAELAEQLRHVSGRFGIGLVDWVMRKEAGLLQDALAARPVLLSVSFGTDWSWIPMAHDAGIATVTQVYDALGARRAVDSGVDIVVARGAEGGGHGEVRLGTLPLLDAVLDAVSVPVLAGGGVASPRSLAAVLAAGACGAWVGTRLAACPEALTGAAGRRALIAARETDTRVTRIFDVADGLPWPQRFPSRVLTNDFVARWTGRESELAADLAAREELAHAVDAEDFRVAPVDAGQSVGMIRDDAPVAEVIELMCSGAERLLGGWGEPRSSSSR, from the coding sequence GTGCTCGCCACGCCGTGGTCACGGGGCTTTGGCCTGCGGGTGCCCATCGTCAACGCACCCATGGGCGGGGTTGCCGGCGGTCGCTTGGCCGCTGCGGTCAGCGCTGCCGGCGGTTTGGGCATGGTTGGCATGGGCAGCACCGCGACCAGGGCCGAACTCGCCGAGCAGCTGCGGCACGTCAGCGGACGGTTCGGTATCGGCCTGGTGGACTGGGTCATGCGCAAGGAAGCCGGTCTGCTGCAGGACGCGCTGGCCGCTCGGCCGGTGCTGCTGTCGGTTAGCTTCGGTACCGATTGGTCCTGGATACCCATGGCGCATGACGCCGGAATCGCCACCGTCACACAGGTTTACGACGCGTTGGGGGCTCGCCGCGCGGTCGATTCGGGGGTGGACATCGTGGTCGCGCGTGGGGCCGAGGGCGGTGGTCACGGCGAGGTGCGGCTCGGCACCCTGCCGTTGCTTGATGCCGTCCTGGACGCGGTCTCGGTGCCGGTGTTGGCCGGCGGAGGCGTGGCGTCGCCCAGAAGTTTGGCCGCGGTGCTGGCAGCCGGCGCCTGCGGAGCGTGGGTGGGTACCCGCTTGGCGGCGTGCCCCGAGGCCCTGACGGGTGCGGCCGGCCGTCGTGCCCTGATCGCTGCGCGTGAAACCGATACCCGGGTCACCCGGATTTTCGATGTCGCCGACGGTCTGCCCTGGCCCCAGCGGTTCCCGTCGCGGGTGCTGACCAATGACTTCGTCGCGCGCTGGACGGGTAGGGAGAGTGAGCTGGCCGCGGACCTAGCGGCCCGCGAAGAGTTGGCGCACGCCGTCGACGCCGAGGACTTCCGGGTGGCCCCAGTGGACGCGGGCCAGAGCGTCGGGATGATTCGCGACGACGCCCCGGTGGCTGAGGTCATCGAGCTGATGTGTTCCGGCGCGGAACGCTTACTCGGCGGTTGGGGGGAGCCGCGTTCGTCGTCGTCCCGCTAG
- a CDS encoding DUF1990 family protein produces the protein MDLDALADLQLTYPEVGATAAGQLPPGYGHLSVSAPIGTGRDRFEQAADSVMHWGMQHGAGLHVQASSTIAVVSAVVVVRMMGLLRAPCRVVYVIDEPDVRGFAYGTLPGHPESGEERFAVRYDPARSAVFAEVSSFSRPATWWSKAGGPVVSLAQRVIARRYLRGV, from the coding sequence GTGGACCTGGATGCGCTTGCTGATCTCCAGCTGACTTACCCGGAAGTGGGCGCGACCGCGGCCGGACAGCTCCCGCCGGGATACGGCCACCTCAGCGTGTCAGCCCCAATCGGTACCGGACGGGATCGCTTCGAGCAAGCTGCCGACTCCGTCATGCACTGGGGTATGCAACACGGGGCCGGACTGCACGTGCAGGCCAGCTCCACTATCGCCGTGGTCTCGGCAGTTGTCGTGGTGCGGATGATGGGCTTGCTTCGCGCGCCCTGCCGCGTGGTGTACGTCATCGACGAACCCGACGTGCGCGGGTTCGCCTACGGCACGCTGCCGGGTCACCCGGAGTCTGGAGAGGAACGCTTCGCCGTCCGCTACGACCCCGCCCGCTCGGCGGTGTTTGCGGAGGTGTCGTCGTTCTCGCGGCCGGCGACGTGGTGGAGCAAGGCCGGCGGGCCCGTCGTTTCGCTGGCTCAGCGGGTCATCGCCAGGCGTTACCTGCGTGGGGTGTAG
- a CDS encoding aldo/keto reductase, with protein sequence MVTAQSQKAVAAASGTFTLGGDLTINRLGFGAMRLTGHGVWGPPADRDESIRVLRRAVELGVNFIDTADSYGPYVSEEIIHQALHPYRGLLIATKAGLLRTGPGVWIPLGNPSYLRQECEMSLRRLGVEAIDLFQLHRIDPNFPLADQVGELLKLKSEGKIRHIGLSEVDVDQLAAAQQVTEIVSVQNMYNLAARGAEPLLDAAARQGIGFIPWFPLASGPLAALDGPLQQIAAAHHATPSQLALAWLLKRSPVMLPIPGTSRVAHLEENVAAAEITLTDQEFEALAAAGAADGGP encoded by the coding sequence ATGGTGACCGCACAATCCCAAAAAGCCGTGGCTGCCGCATCCGGAACGTTCACCCTTGGTGGTGACCTCACGATCAACCGGCTCGGGTTCGGTGCCATGCGCCTGACCGGTCACGGTGTCTGGGGTCCGCCCGCCGACCGCGACGAGAGCATCCGTGTGCTGCGGCGGGCGGTCGAACTGGGCGTGAATTTCATTGATACGGCCGACTCCTACGGCCCCTACGTCTCCGAGGAGATCATCCACCAGGCGCTGCACCCGTACCGGGGGCTGCTGATCGCCACCAAGGCGGGCCTGCTGCGCACCGGTCCCGGCGTGTGGATCCCGCTGGGTAACCCGAGCTACCTGCGGCAGGAATGCGAGATGAGCCTGCGGCGGCTCGGCGTCGAGGCCATCGACCTGTTTCAGCTGCACCGCATCGATCCCAACTTTCCGCTGGCCGATCAGGTCGGCGAGCTGCTGAAGTTGAAGAGCGAAGGCAAGATCCGCCACATCGGACTGTCCGAGGTCGACGTCGATCAGCTCGCCGCGGCGCAGCAGGTGACCGAAATCGTGTCGGTGCAGAACATGTACAACCTGGCGGCGCGCGGCGCCGAACCACTGCTGGACGCCGCTGCCCGGCAGGGGATCGGCTTCATTCCGTGGTTTCCGTTGGCATCGGGCCCCCTGGCCGCCCTCGACGGTCCGCTGCAGCAGATCGCCGCCGCACACCACGCGACGCCGTCGCAGCTGGCGCTGGCCTGGCTGTTGAAACGTTCGCCGGTGATGTTGCCAATTCCGGGCACCTCGCGGGTGGCGCACCTAGAGGAAAACGTCGCCGCGGCCGAGATCACTTTGACCGATCAGGAATTCGAGGCGCTGGCGGCCGCCGGCGCCGCTGACGGCGGACCATAG
- a CDS encoding PE family protein has translation MRTRPDPHGETVAPAMSAGSVESPSVWSAESEFAYIAEGDVSSVSAAPADLQGIGVTLSAANATASSATTGLLVAGADEVSLAAAAVFGRPLTGDGGTAGAGGG, from the coding sequence GTGAGAACTCGGCCGGACCCGCATGGCGAAACGGTTGCGCCCGCCATGTCGGCGGGATCGGTCGAATCGCCAAGTGTGTGGTCGGCGGAATCCGAGTTCGCCTACATCGCAGAAGGCGACGTGTCATCGGTGAGTGCAGCGCCGGCGGACCTGCAGGGGATCGGCGTAACACTGAGTGCGGCGAACGCGACGGCGTCGAGCGCGACGACCGGCTTGCTGGTGGCCGGGGCTGACGAGGTGTCGCTGGCCGCCGCGGCCGTGTTCGGGCGTCCGCTGACCGGCGACGGCGGCACCGCCGGCGCCGGTGGTGGTTGA
- a CDS encoding PaaI family thioesterase, with amino-acid sequence MTREQDHPGGGFNPPEPTDKGGPDYGRFIDAVRKVQDHARAADAPDEVITEAADLLEAVSALLAPFEADEWQSPSGRRMDLPVRGNILTVPMSARKTPDGRIGGWAQFARFHLGRNGAVHGGAVGMLFDTVLGLTASVLTGSRRQRTAYLKIDYRNIVPIEKELQIDAGVDRVDGRKIFVSAQLSDGDTLLAEADALFVRLKPGQP; translated from the coding sequence GTGACGCGTGAACAGGACCACCCCGGTGGCGGATTCAATCCACCGGAACCGACCGACAAGGGCGGACCGGATTACGGCAGGTTCATCGACGCGGTGCGCAAGGTGCAAGATCACGCCCGCGCCGCCGACGCGCCCGACGAGGTGATCACCGAGGCCGCCGATCTGCTGGAGGCAGTGTCCGCACTGCTCGCGCCGTTCGAGGCGGACGAATGGCAATCACCCTCGGGCCGCCGGATGGACCTACCGGTGCGCGGCAACATCCTGACCGTGCCCATGTCGGCACGCAAGACGCCGGACGGCCGAATCGGCGGCTGGGCCCAATTCGCCCGATTTCACCTCGGACGCAACGGTGCCGTGCACGGTGGTGCCGTGGGTATGTTGTTCGACACGGTTCTCGGCTTGACGGCGTCGGTGCTCACCGGCAGCCGGCGCCAACGCACCGCCTACCTCAAGATCGACTACCGCAATATCGTGCCAATCGAAAAAGAGCTGCAGATCGATGCTGGAGTGGATCGGGTCGACGGGCGCAAGATCTTTGTATCCGCCCAATTGAGCGACGGCGACACCCTGCTGGCCGAAGCCGATGCGCTGTTTGTGCGGCTCAAGCCGGGCCAGCCGTAG